From the Rhinatrema bivittatum chromosome 3, aRhiBiv1.1, whole genome shotgun sequence genome, one window contains:
- the LOC115088197 gene encoding uncharacterized protein LOC115088197: protein MVGEASELSPLDRVIALHKSTEQLIRKCHSKWVKWAEEDAFLAWPAEGSFDTPLLVQLMTYLENKYRKSGKEAKKLADHVQIHSWFVMTKAFLEKEEEISKKSMPPPPYSTTDAASQMSGTKCLVQSTGPLPPLEEVVTAIGYSHLIPTAPAEVKLQNSPSVQEMPMSGTVKVEGTLHCVPVNDPSSQATQVAKATSAAESEPKSEPKSERKPPVLTPYPRLILTTDNPDPTAPVSEVNIPAPPPPHIHAPLNLHIDSPLFNTELIDKVRRRRRHLAPEDERHETTRVLPVSATTILTPAQYVTKMEQSDMYVIIWLDMLHGWTLVLSPQMRVYPLQGSLESDDMNTARSAIVDNPDPCWSVSQWQYMRDGLAVWEKYEGQFPDISQKTQITQAPWGERKDKKIFLPPTPVTDALRALPIVTKTSSDGAPRPIYIPWTFTDMHTILSKLPLLSRGAEGWIQALEKHTIGMQLALGDVKALFAQTPGLEQSAVWSRCKRSQVMQTQCYDGDSFNPHRPDVWEALRHLYPKQRDFTRLSAARWNPKATSFDNHLHSFQEVFSQEMNAPYNEPNSLPFFCHMFLQTLPDKLRLALSSVVGITDMYWTQMHNQFLHHVRKFEEAREKPQEELMKAQTKVCALQLKQLQEQKTDEQDRRAADSQDCFYQSYGDGI, encoded by the exons ATGGTAGGAGAGGCTAGTGAGTTAAGTCCTTTGGACAGAGTTATTGCTCTGCATAAATCTACTGAGCAATTGATTCGTAAGTGCCATTCTAAGTGGGTAAAGTGGGCGGAAGAGGATGCCTTCCTCGCTTGGCCAGCAGAAGGCTCCTTTGACACGCCATTACTTGTACAGCTCATGACCTATCTGGAAAACAAATATCGTAAGTCTgggaaagaagcaaaaaaattGGCAGACCATGTCCAAATTCATAGTTGGTTTGTCATGACCAAAGCTTTCctagagaaagaggaagaaattagTAAGAAAAGCATGCCCCCGCCCCCTTATAGCACTACAGATGCTGCTTCCCAAATGTCCGGTACCAAATGTCTGGTGCAGAGTACAGGACCCTTACCACCTTTAGAGGAGGTGGTAACCGCAATCGGTTATTCCCATTTAATCCCCACAGCACCGGCTGAGGTGAAACTGCAAAACAGTCCCTCGGTACAGGAAATGCCTATGTCTGGAACGGTTAAGGTCGAAGGTACCTTACACTGTGTTCCTGTTAATGATCCCTCTTCGCAGGCTACACAAGTGGCCAAGGCAACTAGTGCAGCTGAATCTGAACCCAAGTCTGAACCCAAGTCAGAGCGTAAGCCTCCAGTGCTTACCCCGTACCCTCGTTTGATACTGACGACAGATAATCCTGATCCAACAGCTCCAGTGTCGGAGGTAAATAtccctgctccacctcccccgcACATACATGCACCACTGAATCTACACATAGATTCACCCTTGTTCAACACTGAGTTAATTGACAAGGTAAGGCGGCGAAGGCGACATCTCGCCCCTGAAGATGAAAGACATGAGACCACGAGAGTTCTTCCGGTCTCTGCCACTACTATTCTCACCCCAGCGCAGTACGTGACAAAAATGGAACAGTCTGATATGTATGTTATCATCTGGCTTGACATGTTACATGGCTGGACTCTTGTTTTGAGCCCACAGATGAGGGTATACCCCCTCCAAGGGTCTCTGGAATCTGATGATATGAATACAGCTAGGAGTGCCATAGTGGACAATCCAGACCCTTGCTGGTCAGTTAGTCAATGGCAATACATGAGAGATGGTTTAGCAGTTTGGGAGAAATATGAGGGACAATTTCCTGACATATCACAGAAAACCCAGATAACCCAGGCCCCATGGGGAGAACGTAAGGATAAAAAGATCTTCCTGCCACCAACCCCAGTAACAGACGCGTTACGTGCGCTGCCCATAGTCACCAAAACTAGCTCTGATGGAGCCCCACGTCCAATTTATATCCCATGGACTTTCACAGACATGCACACCATACTTTCTAAGCTGCCCCTGCTCTCTCGAGGTGCAGAGGGCTGGATACAAGCTTTGGAGAAACACACAATAGGGATGCAACTAGCATTAGGAGACGTTAAAGCTCTTTTTGCTCAGACACCTGGTTTGGAACAGAGTGCTGTATGGTCTCGATGTAAGAGATCCCAGGTAATGCAAACTCAGTGTTATGATGGGGATTCCTTTAACCCCCACAGACCTGATGTATGGGAGGCCCTTCGGCACCTGTACCCCAAACAGAGAGATTTCACCCGTTTGTCTGCAGCTCGGTGGAACCCAAAAGCTACATCATTTGATAATCATTTACACTCTTTTCAAGAAGTTTTCAGTCAAGAAATGAATGCTCCCTACAATGAGCCTaattcacttccttttttctgccaTATGTTTTTGCAGACCCTGCCTGATAAATTGCGGTTAGCTTTGTCTTCCGTGGTAGGCATAACTGATATGTACTGGACTCAAATGCACAATCAATTCTTACACCATGTGCGGAAGTTTGAGGAAGCTAGAGAGAAACCACAGGAAGAGCTGATGAAAGCACAAACTAAGGTCTGTGCCCTGCAGCTTAAACAGCTTCAGGAACAGAAAACTGATGAACAGGACAGAAGGGCAGCAGATAGCCAGGATTGTTTTTATCAATCCTACGGTGATG gtatctGA